The following proteins come from a genomic window of Corallococcus sp. NCRR:
- a CDS encoding translocation/assembly module TamB has translation MSEPTTPAPSAPPHRRKRWGQRLLWGLLGLLGLIVLLVAGVLVYATSPGGSARIARFGVDLANKQFAGRLELGGFDLDFNGAVLTGIKLYTPEGDLAAEIARVEARLNLSPLLGQQVDLTKVRIETPRLYLVQDERGLNLMRALEPREPKPEEPPTESQSALRINLKDFELSHGYVDFQQELPDGGERQVRLEELGAKGEGHYALADMDFAADLQATGGLTRPLQGPVRLVLKGQGKDVVRQVDAQLGLAGIEADLGAKQTGETAAAVELRRLAVPPEPVKAFVPAYPLVVPIEAKGTASMDGDLAKAKLGASAGKATLDLTGDVNLKTFRTSETTVKARGVNLAELMENGIPTNIAADLVAHGGGDSVETLDGDVALTVTPSEFRGQSVGPIEMKASAKDGRYNVANLRVMMPGAAFVASGEGTAKALEARGSLSAGNLKLLSQALDKLLPGGTVPPMSGSGSLELQVRGPPRSPGVKADGNFVALNYGDIAIQDLSLKAKVPDVTRPLTTDATVLVSQLKTAGKTFRDLSLALTTDDNRELKASVRVDGDAQIALGVEGTVDEDNEGLAMRAFSLSWPEATWTLQQPTHLAFGGGRIALEPPLALASGPQTLKLAAVKDGERVDARIDLGAFDLSKLPRIAVPEDLGLGGTLSGHVAAKGRMARPDADVDLTLADGKARGYEGLGLQVKAQYVKDRATGTLGAELNAARVSSKFDVPVQGVLRRRNEPLSLTVNLEKLDVAEVLKLANQPPGPSGQVTGTLVVDGSAKDPRLDLKVVGAEMRYPGRPEALFAQALGFELRANSDANDATLGARLDVKGVAPQAYVLVKTPFTLGAVIAKPPTPAQALEAPLHLEALVAELPLKLLQGAEGVDKPDGTLTLKADVNGSALAPQGRVELRAKGVTANGLPPLNGTALALAGNEDVKLTLDVQRPNGPLATLEARVLAPLAALQDREVVSRVPFRMKGRVGPVPLNEIPGMAVEPAQGNRGPQGVLSMELVARGTPEAPELELNAGMQRLGVAQTALGQARLHYSYSQAKSLFDAMLTAPGGGSLLLGGTMDLDLSLPAFQSAQGPAKKAERAPVEVSLRARRFDPTFLSGISPYVRSLGGIMQADANLGGTVGAPTFKGDLEWKDGRLGLMGFGEYHDIQLALNASQERIDLKKLTAKSGNGTLELTATANRQGKSGEFALVGKGHTKNLPIVVEDQLMALLTLNLSMKGSLTERLVNISELSIPEAHVELPEAKRKDLQPLERPVDVVMVRNGVPVDKRKKKEKAPTQVATSQKAENPRNAPDSPGMPGNPEPTVGSGGAGGPTSQAEAEALAEDGEEEAPQRQFWVNINAPRNLWVRGTDLNVQLGLSEGFRVEYANEARMFGEVMVLLGRVDVLGRRFDVQRDSQVRFTGPVMMPYINVTAEHRNDNANVTVFVTVRGQGKEVTLKTTSEPALPESEIYTLLATGRRTLERGSGASMNAGAQAASVVGSFVANEARKAIAAKLPLDVLSIEAGDSGIAGTKLEVGTYVTDKIYVGYTGRVGANLQKGENANAVRFQYLFSPRWSLEGMYGDARSGGLDLIWTKDY, from the coding sequence TTGGGCCAGCAGGTGGACCTGACGAAGGTCCGCATCGAGACGCCCCGCCTGTACCTGGTGCAGGACGAGCGCGGCCTCAACCTGATGCGCGCGCTGGAGCCCCGGGAGCCCAAGCCCGAGGAGCCTCCCACGGAGAGCCAGAGCGCCCTGCGCATCAACCTCAAGGACTTCGAGCTGAGCCACGGCTACGTGGACTTCCAGCAGGAGCTGCCGGACGGCGGCGAGCGCCAGGTGCGCCTGGAGGAGCTCGGCGCGAAGGGTGAGGGCCACTACGCGCTGGCGGACATGGACTTCGCCGCGGACCTCCAGGCCACGGGCGGCCTCACCCGTCCGCTCCAGGGGCCCGTGCGGCTGGTGCTCAAGGGCCAGGGCAAGGACGTGGTGCGCCAGGTGGACGCGCAGCTGGGGCTGGCGGGCATCGAGGCGGACCTGGGCGCGAAGCAGACGGGCGAGACGGCCGCGGCCGTGGAGCTGCGCCGGCTGGCCGTGCCGCCGGAGCCGGTGAAGGCCTTCGTGCCCGCGTACCCGCTGGTGGTGCCCATCGAGGCGAAGGGCACCGCGTCCATGGACGGCGACCTCGCGAAGGCGAAGCTGGGCGCGTCCGCGGGCAAGGCCACGCTGGACCTCACGGGCGACGTGAACCTCAAGACGTTCCGCACCTCGGAGACCACCGTGAAGGCGCGCGGGGTCAACCTGGCGGAGCTGATGGAGAACGGCATCCCCACCAACATCGCGGCGGACCTCGTCGCGCACGGCGGTGGCGACAGCGTGGAGACGCTGGACGGCGACGTGGCCCTCACGGTGACGCCGTCCGAGTTCCGCGGCCAGTCGGTGGGCCCCATCGAGATGAAGGCCAGCGCCAAGGACGGCCGCTACAACGTGGCCAACCTGCGCGTGATGATGCCGGGCGCGGCGTTCGTCGCGTCCGGCGAAGGCACCGCGAAGGCGCTGGAGGCGCGCGGCAGCCTGTCCGCGGGCAACCTGAAGCTCCTGTCGCAGGCGCTGGACAAGCTGTTGCCCGGCGGCACCGTGCCGCCCATGTCCGGCAGCGGCTCGCTGGAGCTCCAAGTGCGGGGGCCGCCGCGATCGCCGGGGGTGAAGGCGGACGGCAACTTCGTGGCGCTGAACTACGGCGACATCGCCATCCAGGACCTGTCGCTCAAGGCGAAAGTGCCGGACGTGACGCGCCCGCTCACCACCGACGCCACCGTGCTGGTGAGCCAGCTGAAGACCGCGGGCAAGACGTTCCGCGACCTGTCGCTGGCGCTCACCACCGACGACAACCGCGAGCTGAAGGCCAGCGTGCGCGTAGACGGCGACGCGCAAATCGCGCTGGGCGTGGAGGGCACGGTGGACGAGGACAACGAGGGGCTGGCCATGCGCGCCTTCTCGCTGTCCTGGCCGGAGGCCACCTGGACGCTCCAGCAGCCCACGCACCTGGCCTTCGGGGGCGGGCGCATCGCGCTGGAGCCGCCGCTGGCGCTCGCGTCGGGGCCGCAGACCCTGAAGCTCGCCGCGGTGAAGGACGGCGAGCGCGTGGACGCGCGCATCGACCTGGGCGCCTTCGACTTGTCGAAGCTGCCGCGCATCGCGGTGCCGGAGGACCTGGGCCTGGGCGGCACGCTGTCCGGCCATGTCGCGGCGAAGGGCCGGATGGCGCGGCCGGACGCGGACGTGGACCTCACCCTCGCGGACGGCAAGGCGCGCGGCTACGAGGGCCTGGGGCTCCAGGTGAAGGCACAATATGTGAAGGACCGCGCCACCGGCACGCTGGGCGCGGAGTTGAACGCGGCGCGCGTGTCGTCCAAGTTCGACGTGCCCGTGCAGGGCGTGCTGCGCCGGCGCAACGAGCCCCTGTCCCTGACGGTGAACCTGGAGAAGCTGGACGTCGCGGAGGTGCTGAAGCTGGCGAACCAGCCGCCCGGCCCCTCCGGCCAGGTCACCGGCACGCTGGTGGTGGACGGCTCCGCGAAGGACCCTCGGCTGGACTTGAAGGTGGTGGGCGCGGAGATGCGCTACCCCGGCCGGCCGGAGGCGCTCTTCGCGCAGGCGCTGGGCTTCGAGCTGCGCGCGAACTCCGACGCGAACGACGCCACGCTGGGCGCGCGGCTGGACGTGAAGGGCGTGGCGCCCCAGGCCTACGTCCTGGTGAAGACGCCCTTCACGCTGGGCGCGGTCATCGCGAAGCCGCCCACGCCCGCGCAGGCGCTGGAGGCGCCGCTGCACCTGGAGGCGCTGGTGGCGGAGCTGCCCCTGAAGCTGCTCCAGGGCGCGGAGGGCGTGGACAAGCCGGACGGCACGCTGACGCTGAAGGCGGACGTGAACGGAAGCGCGCTCGCGCCGCAGGGCCGCGTGGAGCTGCGGGCGAAGGGCGTCACCGCCAACGGCCTGCCGCCCCTCAACGGCACCGCGCTGGCGCTGGCGGGCAACGAGGACGTGAAGCTGACGCTGGACGTGCAGCGCCCCAACGGGCCGCTGGCCACGCTGGAGGCGCGCGTGCTGGCGCCGCTGGCCGCGCTCCAGGACCGCGAGGTGGTCAGCCGCGTGCCCTTCCGCATGAAGGGGCGCGTGGGGCCCGTGCCCCTGAACGAGATTCCCGGCATGGCGGTGGAGCCCGCGCAGGGCAACCGAGGCCCGCAGGGCGTGCTGTCCATGGAGCTGGTGGCGCGCGGCACGCCGGAGGCTCCGGAGCTGGAGCTGAACGCGGGCATGCAGCGCCTGGGCGTGGCGCAGACGGCGCTGGGCCAGGCGCGGCTGCACTACTCCTACTCGCAGGCGAAGTCCCTCTTCGACGCGATGCTCACCGCGCCCGGCGGCGGGTCGCTGCTCCTGGGCGGCACCATGGACCTGGACCTGTCGCTGCCCGCGTTCCAGTCCGCGCAGGGGCCCGCGAAGAAGGCGGAGCGGGCGCCGGTGGAGGTGTCGCTGCGCGCGCGCCGCTTCGACCCGACGTTCCTCTCCGGCATCTCCCCGTACGTGCGCTCGCTGGGCGGCATCATGCAGGCGGACGCGAACCTGGGCGGCACCGTGGGCGCGCCCACCTTCAAGGGCGACCTGGAGTGGAAGGACGGCCGGCTGGGGCTGATGGGCTTCGGCGAGTACCACGACATCCAGCTCGCGCTGAACGCGTCGCAGGAGCGCATCGACCTCAAGAAGCTCACCGCGAAGTCCGGCAACGGCACGCTGGAATTGACGGCCACCGCGAACCGCCAGGGCAAGAGCGGCGAGTTCGCGCTGGTGGGCAAGGGCCACACCAAGAACCTGCCCATCGTGGTGGAGGACCAGCTCATGGCCCTGCTGACGCTGAACCTGTCCATGAAGGGCAGCCTCACCGAACGGCTGGTGAACATCAGCGAGCTGTCCATCCCGGAGGCGCACGTCGAGTTGCCGGAGGCCAAGCGCAAGGACCTGCAGCCCCTGGAGCGCCCCGTGGACGTGGTGATGGTCCGCAACGGCGTGCCGGTGGACAAGCGCAAGAAGAAGGAGAAGGCGCCCACGCAGGTGGCCACGTCGCAGAAGGCGGAGAACCCCCGCAACGCACCGGACTCGCCCGGCATGCCCGGCAACCCGGAGCCCACCGTGGGCAGCGGCGGCGCGGGCGGACCCACGTCGCAGGCGGAGGCCGAGGCCCTGGCGGAGGACGGCGAGGAGGAGGCGCCGCAGCGCCAGTTCTGGGTGAACATCAACGCGCCCCGCAACCTGTGGGTGCGCGGCACGGACCTCAACGTCCAGTTGGGCCTGTCCGAGGGCTTCCGCGTCGAGTACGCCAACGAGGCGCGCATGTTCGGCGAGGTGATGGTGCTCCTGGGCCGCGTGGACGTGCTGGGCCGCCGCTTCGACGTGCAGCGCGACAGCCAGGTGCGCTTCACCGGCCCCGTGATGATGCCATACATCAACGTCACCGCCGAGCACCGCAACGACAACGCGAACGTCACCGTCTTCGTCACCGTGCGCGGCCAGGGCAAGGAGGTCACGCTGAAGACGACGAGCGAGCCGGCCCTGCCGGAGTCGGAAATCTACACGCTGCTCGCAACCGGCCGGCGCACGCTGGAGCGCGGCTCCGGTGCGTCCATGAACGCGGGCGCGCAGGCCGCTTCCGTGGTGGGCTCGTTCGTCGCCAACGAGGCGCGCAAGGCCATCGCCGCGAAGCTGCCCCTGGACGTGCTCTCCATCGAAGCGGGGGACAGCGGCATCGCCGGCACCAAGCTGGAGGTGGGCACGTACGTGACGGATAAAATCTACGTGGGCTACACCGGCCGCGTGGGCGCCAACCTCCAGAAGGGTGAGAACGCCAACGCCGTGCGCTTCCAGTACCTCTTCAGCCCGCGCTGGAGCCTGGAAGGCATGTACGGCGACGCGCGCTCCGGCGGCCTGGACCTCATCTGGACCAAGGACTACTGA